CAGCCGCTGTAGCTGTCATACAGGCCTGCCCCCGTGAAATCCTCGCTGTCCTCGACGTTCGTCGAACTGCGGAACCGGATCTTGCGACCCGGATTGAAGGGCCCGTTGGTCAGTGCGGAGAGGAGGATCGCCCGCTGCGGCGCTGAAAAGCTGGCCGTCCGGGTGAACAGGGTCCGGACGGTCGCCAGCCGGGATTTCAGGAGTGCCATGTCCGGGGGGTGGCTGAACTCCCCCAACGCGGCGGCAACCGCCTCCCGCAGCGTGCCCTGCCCCGGCAACGTCTGATCCAGGAAGGCATCCCAGACATCGAAGGTCAGGGCGATGGCCTCGTGGTTGTTGTCCGGAAGGGTGCGCATCAGCAGCCCGTAATTCGCCACCTTGCCCCCGACATGACGCAGGGCGGCGGGGGTCAACCCGGCCACATTGGTGGTCCAAAACCCGGCTGGCTGTTTCGGGGTGTATTTCAACGGCGCCGGACGCTTCGCCGCGACCAATTGCTCCCTCAACGCCTCCCCGATCTGTCCCTCGACCCCAATCACACGAGCCGCCTCGCCCCAGCGACCCGTGCGCAAGGCCACCTCCCGGCCATCCCAACCCCGCAGGCGTGACTGCACCTCCGGATCCGCAAACCAGACAAACGGAATGCCATACCCCCGGGCCAGGATCGCGACATGCGAATTCGGCGTCGCCGGTTCGAGCGTGATGATCCCCGCCAAAAACGGCACCTCCGCGGGCACCCGGTCGGTGAGCAGGATGTCCGCAGGACGCAACCGCCCGTCGGCATACGCCGCTGCAATCGCGTTGCCGGGCACAAACACCAGCCGCCCCACAGCCCAGCCATCCGCATAAACCGCGTCCGACTCCATCCAACGGTCCGCCGACGCCACCTCAATTCCCCGGGTCGCCAGCCAGTCCCGCTCCGCCCGCGCCAGGCTCTCCTGCTCGAAGGTCGGCACGTACAACGCCCGGGTGCCGGGCGGCGCCAGCACGCTCCGGCGGACGCGCTCGAACCAGCCGGCCACCTCCTCACGGGTCCACACATCCTGGCCCACAAACTGGATCCCGTACTCGGGAGCCCCCGCCACCGATGGCAGGAGGATCGCCCCAAGCACCGCCTGCTGTCCGTCCCGCCGCAGGGTGACCCGATCGAATTCGGCCGGGCTCAGCCCGGCAAACGGTGCCAGCCGCAGCCGGGCGAAATCGTAATGGAACGGGTGCCGCCGGCTGTGCTGAAACCACACTCGGGATTCGCCCTCCAGCAGGATGGCAAACTTCACCCACCCAAGGCGCGCCGGACGATTGAAGTCCGGCGGCTGGGGTGGCTCGGCGAAGGCGTCCCCCGGGAGTTGGATTTGATTCTTGCCGTCATCCGCCGCGGTCAACCCCCGGGAAATCAGCCGGAGAAACCGGACCGCTGTGCCGGACGCGGCATCATCCACATACTCGAGCGGTCCCTCGTGGAACAGGGCCAGCTCCTCCCACGTCTGGAGATCCGCCGAATGCTCCAGCCGATGTACCTGACCGGGCGCACCCGATGACCTCAGAATCACCCCTCCCCCCCCCGTGCCCGCCCCGGTATCCCGAACCACGTCCAGGGACGCCGCGCGAACAGGAGCCGCCGCAAGAAGGACGACCCACGCGAGCTGAAGCCACGACTTCCCAATCATTTGCAGAAAGCGTGGCAGGGCCGGACGCCGGATCAAGCCGAGGGACCGCCACCAATGAAGCTCCGCAACATCCAGAGCGTCTTTTCATGGGCCTTGATGCGCCCGATGGCGAGATCCTGGGATTCCAGATCCCGGGCTGCCTCCGCCAGGTCGCGCGCCACCTTGAGATCCCCGATGGTCTTCTCGTGAGCCCTGATCAACGCCGTCACGAACGCCGCCTGCGACTGCGGCCCGCCCACCTCCTCAAGACCCGCCATCCGGCCCAGGGTCATCAAGCCACCGGCGGCGTAATGGCCCAGGGCCCGGACCCGTTCCGCGATTTCATCCGCCGCCTCAAAAAGCTCCGTGTATTGGGCCCCGAACGCCTCGTGCAACTGGAAGAAACCCGGTCCCTCGACATTCCAGTGGGCCAGGTGGGTGACGGCCATC
The sequence above is drawn from the Verrucomicrobiia bacterium genome and encodes:
- a CDS encoding DNA starvation/stationary phase protection protein codes for the protein MKKNRSASAAAIAAAANTRQESRLVVALNLVLADTYSLMAVTHLAHWNVEGPGFFQLHEAFGAQYTELFEAADEIAERVRALGHYAAGGLMTLGRMAGLEEVGGPQSQAAFVTALIRAHEKTIGDLKVARDLAEAARDLESQDLAIGRIKAHEKTLWMLRSFIGGGPSA